Proteins encoded together in one Vibrio lentus window:
- a CDS encoding conjugal transfer protein TraG N-terminal domain-containing protein, with translation MTLDFYLYGAGPQLQRALNAVATFFTTNTFGSLIEIALLLAFIISATLFFVSRDAKHVMRFMFIYLAIPTFLISMKATVHINDAQNPMRIYYVNNVPYIVAIPGWAATTFMHGLTEGIEIVFSSTEDESYSSSGMVFGSNLYTLLRSANAETIDLQRYWKDFYHNCIVGDIRINKKYTMQNILQAPDLLGFLATKSMSPIRGLYNPQGQYRTCRDAFPELTQQFDEEANQTMNKLGAYILGRESNIQSTFLRNAIENSHQDLIGVSNSAVDILKQNMVINMTRWNIENTHRGIAANYAYTANQMQTTTMWANIGLQAKEFIPMMHSIGVILFVCFGAIIAIIALLPHMALPVLKNYVGSFFYLATWPMIFTILNAIMMWFLEGATQGATQGLRGITLSNMSGIDYVNTRYAAITGYLMMSTPAIALALTKGAAAMMSSLNYQLAGMINQTNARTSAAASSGDISHGNTQLQTHTFNNVNGNKFDTSTLLKQHGSTTQSEDGMLSTQYGDTTVYDTSPTASNFQWNVASSSQYSEAVQDLHTQAQSNLSTQQAALSQSTQSGSQLLADWKENYSSTQGYGLTHGHGATAAASKGLEQVNSATEQVSAATGWSHEKANAFLHSAYGGYDVNAGLSSGALGGAIGFNGSVNASTGQKWTQEDRETLSSMSNEQQSQIQAAIESYRSGANQTIEASNRLTADERNTEMGTYATGFTANFSETQGLITSTTQSQQEVDTLSQVNSQEQRHMASLTEKLEIPFQDFVEEKYQSEVGRAEQILTGSNDKSRQARADEWEKFKTTDTFKDFVLASVPTQEEHERTFNPEPTQSEWQTMVGEQYKGKALGNTSQTVIEQHEQRGGTERYYTPDNHSQIVQETREQFESTSNRVEPPSTLQPTQKEEQTRS, from the coding sequence ATGACCTTAGACTTTTATCTCTATGGCGCAGGCCCTCAATTACAACGAGCCTTGAACGCTGTCGCCACTTTTTTTACCACCAACACCTTTGGCTCGTTAATCGAAATCGCCTTACTACTGGCTTTTATCATCAGTGCCACTCTGTTTTTTGTGTCTCGAGACGCGAAACATGTGATGCGTTTTATGTTCATTTACTTGGCTATCCCCACTTTTCTTATCAGCATGAAAGCCACCGTCCATATCAATGACGCGCAAAATCCCATGCGCATTTATTACGTGAATAACGTGCCTTACATCGTCGCGATACCCGGTTGGGCGGCCACCACGTTCATGCACGGCTTAACCGAAGGCATTGAAATCGTCTTTAGCAGTACAGAGGATGAAAGCTACAGCTCCTCAGGCATGGTGTTTGGTTCGAATTTATACACGTTGCTTCGTAGCGCCAACGCCGAAACCATTGACCTGCAACGCTATTGGAAAGACTTTTATCACAACTGCATCGTCGGAGACATTCGAATTAACAAAAAATACACCATGCAAAACATCCTGCAAGCACCGGATTTACTCGGTTTTCTCGCCACAAAATCGATGTCCCCCATTCGTGGACTCTATAACCCCCAGGGTCAATACAGAACCTGCCGCGACGCTTTTCCTGAACTCACTCAACAATTTGATGAAGAGGCCAATCAAACCATGAATAAACTGGGCGCGTATATCTTGGGACGAGAGAGCAACATCCAATCAACGTTCTTAAGAAACGCCATCGAGAACAGTCACCAAGATTTAATTGGGGTCAGTAATAGCGCGGTCGATATTTTAAAACAGAACATGGTCATCAACATGACGCGATGGAACATCGAAAACACGCACCGAGGTATCGCGGCCAACTACGCCTACACCGCCAACCAAATGCAAACCACCACCATGTGGGCCAACATTGGGCTGCAAGCCAAAGAGTTCATTCCAATGATGCACTCAATCGGGGTCATTTTGTTTGTCTGCTTTGGGGCGATCATTGCCATCATCGCCTTGCTGCCACATATGGCGCTGCCTGTCCTTAAAAACTACGTGGGCAGTTTTTTCTATCTGGCCACTTGGCCGATGATATTCACCATCCTCAACGCAATCATGATGTGGTTCTTAGAAGGGGCGACCCAGGGCGCGACACAAGGATTACGCGGCATCACCCTCTCGAACATGAGCGGCATTGATTACGTCAACACGCGTTACGCCGCCATCACCGGTTACTTGATGATGTCCACCCCCGCGATTGCTTTGGCGTTAACCAAAGGAGCCGCGGCCATGATGAGCAGTTTAAACTACCAACTGGCGGGAATGATAAACCAAACCAATGCCCGCACGTCAGCCGCGGCCTCAAGCGGTGACATCAGCCACGGTAATACGCAACTGCAGACCCACACGTTTAACAACGTCAATGGCAATAAGTTTGATACGTCGACATTGCTGAAACAACACGGCAGTACCACGCAAAGCGAAGACGGTATGCTTTCAACGCAATACGGTGATACAACCGTGTATGACACTAGCCCTACCGCGTCGAATTTCCAGTGGAACGTCGCCAGCTCTAGTCAATACAGCGAAGCGGTGCAAGACTTGCACACTCAAGCTCAATCCAACCTCTCGACGCAACAAGCGGCCTTGTCGCAAAGCACACAAAGTGGCTCTCAATTGCTGGCCGATTGGAAAGAGAATTATTCGTCAACCCAAGGTTACGGTTTAACCCATGGACACGGTGCAACTGCAGCGGCTTCAAAAGGCTTAGAGCAGGTCAACTCCGCCACTGAGCAAGTCAGTGCAGCAACCGGATGGAGTCATGAGAAAGCGAATGCCTTCTTACACTCAGCGTACGGCGGTTATGACGTGAACGCTGGACTGTCAAGCGGCGCTCTCGGTGGTGCTATAGGATTTAATGGAAGTGTGAACGCGTCCACGGGACAAAAATGGACCCAGGAAGACCGCGAAACGCTCAGCAGCATGAGCAACGAACAACAAAGCCAAATACAAGCCGCCATCGAATCCTACCGCTCTGGTGCCAACCAAACCATTGAGGCGAGCAACCGCCTCACGGCCGATGAACGTAATACGGAGATGGGCACTTACGCCACTGGCTTTACGGCGAACTTTAGTGAGACACAAGGCTTAATAACGTCCACGACACAATCTCAACAAGAGGTCGATACGCTCAGTCAAGTCAACAGCCAAGAGCAACGTCATATGGCCAGCCTGACTGAGAAACTGGAAATACCATTCCAAGATTTTGTGGAGGAGAAATATCAATCTGAAGTAGGCCGAGCAGAGCAGATTCTTACCGGTAGTAATGATAAATCACGCCAAGCCCGCGCTGATGAATGGGAAAAATTTAAAACAACCGACACGTTTAAAGATTTTGTGCTCGCCAGCGTCCCCACTCAAGAAGAGCACGAACGTACCTTTAATCCTGAGCCGACCCAATCCGAGTGGCAAACAATGGTGGGCGAACAATACAAAGGTAAGGCTCTAGGCAACACCAGCCAAACGGTGATTGAGCAGCATGAGCAACGCGGCGGCACTGAGCGTTATTACACCCCCGACAACCACTCGCAAATCGTGCAGGAGACACGTGAACAATTTGAGAGTACCAGTAACCGTGTTGAGCCACCATCAACCTTACAACCAACACAGAAGGAGGAGCAAACCCGCTCTTAA
- a CDS encoding conjugal transfer protein TraH, with amino-acid sequence MTRPTLLALLMSLSCSLHAGGLGDAMDNFWDDSSFNSNITNPSAYQGQSATYYNAGSLFARTNIKNIQLAAITLPSVSAGCGGIDAFMGGFSHINSDQLVSFGKAVIANAVPFAVDLALQTWAPSIKENRDKLQAIADQFLTTSMNSCQVAQSAVSGLAAFTDGEAKRHACATLGTQSNAFSDWLEAQHECRHVSTNQSMLAGNTDDATAHAVKVNLNVVWDALMKSAYLQDNQEVAEFIVSLTGTVIYDAQGTPSYIPAMLVGNDTAINALLTGGDLEVYRCENTETCLSMSLSAIRLSESQAFNAKVRHTVDTLYAHLQSDQPITDSEKSFVELSDIPILAMLIDDAHLNLQPESHLYAQNIAADLLHAYLNNMLMIVNQSMTNLASVNPTDVNHTLEGINRARDYLQTLRDRHKTKLNAYLALTERLKRKRKLLSQSASDATLSNLTFGH; translated from the coding sequence ATGACGCGACCTACCCTCCTGGCTCTCTTAATGAGTCTTTCATGTTCACTTCATGCCGGCGGGCTGGGCGACGCCATGGACAACTTTTGGGATGACAGCAGCTTTAACAGCAACATCACGAACCCAAGTGCCTATCAAGGCCAATCCGCCACTTACTATAATGCGGGCAGCTTGTTTGCTCGCACCAACATCAAAAACATTCAATTGGCCGCCATCACCCTGCCTTCTGTCAGCGCAGGATGCGGTGGCATTGATGCCTTTATGGGCGGTTTTTCTCACATTAATTCGGACCAACTGGTGTCTTTTGGTAAAGCCGTCATTGCCAACGCCGTGCCCTTCGCGGTGGATTTAGCGCTGCAAACTTGGGCGCCGAGCATCAAAGAGAATCGGGACAAACTGCAGGCGATTGCTGACCAATTCCTCACCACCTCGATGAACTCTTGCCAAGTAGCACAATCGGCGGTCTCAGGTTTAGCGGCCTTTACCGATGGGGAAGCCAAGCGCCATGCCTGCGCCACACTTGGCACGCAAAGTAATGCCTTTTCTGACTGGTTAGAAGCGCAACACGAATGTCGCCACGTCAGTACCAATCAGAGCATGCTGGCCGGCAACACCGATGACGCCACTGCGCACGCAGTGAAAGTGAACTTAAATGTGGTGTGGGATGCGCTCATGAAAAGCGCTTACCTTCAAGACAATCAAGAGGTCGCCGAGTTTATCGTAAGCCTCACTGGCACCGTCATTTACGACGCGCAGGGGACGCCAAGCTACATTCCGGCGATGTTAGTGGGTAACGACACCGCCATTAACGCCCTTTTGACCGGAGGGGATTTGGAGGTGTATCGATGCGAAAACACCGAGACCTGCCTTTCGATGAGCCTAAGCGCCATCCGCTTAAGTGAAAGCCAAGCCTTTAACGCCAAAGTACGCCACACCGTCGATACGCTCTACGCCCACTTACAATCTGACCAACCTATCACCGACTCAGAGAAAAGCTTTGTTGAACTCAGTGACATTCCTATCTTGGCGATGCTCATTGATGATGCGCACCTCAACCTGCAACCAGAAAGCCATTTATACGCTCAAAATATTGCCGCCGATCTCTTGCATGCCTATCTCAATAACATGCTGATGATCGTCAATCAATCCATGACCAACCTCGCTTCGGTGAACCCAACCGACGTCAATCACACTCTCGAAGGCATCAACCGTGCAAGAGATTACTTACAAACCCTTCGAGACCGTCACAAAACGAAATTGAACGCGTACTTAGCCCTCACTGAACGCCTAAAACGCAAACGAAAGCTCCTTAGCCAATCGGCCAGTGACGCTACCTTATCGAACCTCACCTTTGGCCATTAA
- the traF gene encoding conjugal transfer protein TraF, with protein MNVFLRTLLLSALMMLASTSFAQAQPLPVMTGQYALVFFHFSQCPECHHFAPTMKRLEQTTQLPVYDFSFDGQPIPGYTTPIPTTSDITAAFFGELKHAITPATFLINVSNGKYVRLSEGNVPYPALLNSYQALRADVTIMESLQ; from the coding sequence ATGAACGTTTTCCTTCGCACGTTATTGTTGAGTGCGCTGATGATGCTCGCCTCAACCTCATTCGCTCAAGCGCAACCTCTACCAGTGATGACAGGTCAATACGCCTTGGTGTTCTTCCATTTTAGTCAATGCCCTGAGTGTCACCACTTTGCTCCGACCATGAAACGACTCGAGCAAACTACCCAATTGCCTGTGTACGATTTCTCCTTTGACGGACAGCCCATACCCGGTTACACCACGCCGATCCCGACCACTTCTGACATCACCGCCGCGTTTTTTGGTGAGCTCAAACACGCCATTACGCCCGCCACGTTCTTAATCAACGTCAGCAACGGTAAGTACGTGCGTTTGAGTGAAGGCAATGTTCCGTACCCCGCGCTACTTAATAGCTACCAAGCCTTGCGCGCCGATGTGACCATCATGGAGAGTTTACAATGA
- the traF gene encoding type-F conjugative transfer system pilin assembly protein TraF, producing the protein MKDLSTKTVNNSINRLTIKSLPLMLLSVFAFHSFANEPPKGWRWYNEAKAPKAPPKEEERLPPNRVSTVMSATEQMQWFHRTFEEALNDATINPTNEEKNLKLMKLKKFIDGKTTQTGMTFKKLINEHPEYSYTKDRPTEQAARATYYQGIQLKNEATVRQLVQEGWGLYFIYEGQDALSQTLAPSIQDFAHRYHIELVGISKDGQTFEAIDENRIDKTGRVQVRYTPALMLANVHTKALRPLAYGFISQKDLLSRFHNVATDYQDSDF; encoded by the coding sequence ATGAAGGACTTATCCACAAAAACGGTGAACAACTCAATTAACCGATTAACAATCAAGTCCCTACCGTTGATGTTGTTGTCTGTGTTTGCCTTTCATAGTTTCGCCAATGAGCCCCCCAAAGGCTGGCGCTGGTATAACGAGGCCAAAGCGCCGAAAGCCCCTCCCAAAGAGGAGGAGCGCCTCCCCCCCAATCGCGTGTCTACTGTGATGAGCGCCACCGAGCAGATGCAATGGTTCCACCGTACATTTGAGGAAGCGTTAAACGATGCCACGATTAACCCAACCAATGAAGAGAAAAATCTAAAATTGATGAAGCTGAAAAAATTCATCGATGGCAAAACCACTCAAACGGGCATGACCTTCAAAAAGCTCATCAACGAACACCCCGAATACTCGTACACCAAAGACCGCCCCACAGAGCAAGCCGCAAGAGCGACGTACTATCAAGGTATCCAGCTCAAAAACGAAGCCACTGTGCGTCAATTAGTGCAAGAAGGTTGGGGCCTCTACTTCATCTACGAGGGGCAAGACGCCTTATCTCAAACTCTGGCGCCCTCCATCCAAGACTTTGCCCACCGATACCACATCGAACTGGTGGGGATCAGCAAAGACGGTCAGACCTTTGAGGCGATTGATGAAAACCGTATTGATAAGACAGGGCGAGTACAGGTGCGCTACACACCGGCTTTAATGCTGGCCAATGTTCACACCAAAGCGCTCAGACCCCTCGCCTACGGCTTCATTTCACAAAAAGACTTGCTCTCTCGCTTTCATAACGTCGCGACCGATTATCAAGACAGCGACTTTTAA
- the traN gene encoding type-F conjugative transfer system mating-pair stabilization protein TraN → MNTPLSLPFVLLSFSTALFLSLDTLADSQENTFYDNVEWAKNAPNEAYNPSEMTLNLSDFCSDNNPGCESQIRQPDEAGMTDAQITNQSTLEFGSNEHAQAIQEGFDNNSATINPNDDTYRFATLGIDNAYEISHGQSNQYVDCDNATQCVIDNIAKQCHRPTHNPVPCEKVPVASVSLSEVLYRCPSGWTQQGEDCQRPLPQCRYNNKHYVSQTGGDGIFSSSRTTYLWGGKRVSPNQGYTLGELKQTYHVNWQGSERWDKRYEICRPTTQTKKATLSCSNGFTLSGGNCIKNTITWRTQCSLMNSCNVTNQQCIEGRATRTINGIPTTLDCWKYRVDHQCTRPNTCNALPADCTTTSTHCSLQQNGVCIEEKIKKYCPQRRCSATQLTCGEESFCLDGDCFEAMETTSNRFNENTSALAALAEAADGIGDPPMIFAGQGMKCTDAAFGFADCCKDGGWGTDLGVAQCNDEEKALGQAKEQGITIALGSYCSKKILGACTRKKKTYCVFDSKLARIIQEQGSKGQLGISLGTAKHPICGALTPEQLQDIDFERLDFSDFYDDMHSNTNLPSASEIQERLQSAYRH, encoded by the coding sequence TTGAATACGCCCCTTTCACTCCCTTTTGTCTTGCTCTCTTTCAGCACCGCTCTCTTCCTCTCCCTTGATACCCTGGCCGACTCTCAAGAAAACACGTTTTACGACAACGTGGAATGGGCGAAAAACGCCCCAAATGAGGCTTACAACCCCTCAGAGATGACGCTTAACCTGTCCGACTTCTGCAGCGACAATAATCCAGGGTGTGAAAGCCAAATCCGACAGCCTGATGAAGCGGGGATGACTGACGCACAAATCACAAACCAATCCACGTTGGAGTTTGGCAGCAACGAACACGCTCAAGCGATACAAGAGGGGTTTGACAATAATAGTGCCACCATTAACCCCAATGATGACACGTATCGATTCGCCACCCTTGGCATCGATAATGCCTATGAGATCAGCCATGGTCAGTCTAATCAATACGTGGATTGTGACAACGCCACGCAGTGCGTCATCGATAACATCGCAAAGCAATGTCACCGGCCGACTCACAACCCAGTACCGTGTGAAAAAGTCCCCGTCGCCTCCGTGAGCCTCAGTGAAGTACTCTACCGCTGTCCATCCGGCTGGACACAGCAAGGGGAGGATTGCCAACGTCCCCTCCCACAATGCCGATACAATAATAAACATTATGTGAGTCAAACGGGAGGTGATGGCATTTTTTCATCGTCACGAACCACGTATTTATGGGGCGGGAAGCGAGTCTCTCCCAATCAAGGCTACACGCTTGGCGAGTTAAAACAGACCTATCACGTTAATTGGCAAGGGAGCGAACGCTGGGATAAACGCTACGAGATTTGTCGACCCACCACACAAACGAAAAAAGCCACGCTAAGCTGCTCAAACGGGTTCACCTTATCTGGTGGGAACTGCATTAAAAACACCATAACCTGGCGAACACAATGCAGCCTGATGAACTCGTGCAATGTCACTAATCAGCAATGCATTGAAGGTCGAGCCACTCGCACCATTAATGGCATTCCGACCACGCTTGATTGCTGGAAGTATCGGGTTGACCACCAATGCACTCGACCCAATACGTGCAACGCCCTGCCCGCCGATTGCACCACGACGTCAACCCATTGCAGCCTCCAGCAAAACGGTGTGTGCATTGAGGAAAAAATCAAAAAGTATTGCCCACAACGGCGCTGCAGCGCCACCCAATTAACCTGTGGAGAAGAGAGCTTTTGTCTGGATGGCGATTGCTTTGAAGCGATGGAGACCACTTCAAACCGCTTTAATGAAAACACCTCGGCATTAGCCGCGCTCGCAGAAGCCGCTGACGGTATTGGCGATCCACCAATGATATTTGCAGGACAAGGTATGAAATGCACAGACGCGGCTTTTGGTTTTGCCGACTGTTGTAAAGACGGCGGATGGGGCACCGACTTGGGTGTCGCTCAATGCAACGATGAAGAGAAGGCACTCGGTCAAGCCAAAGAGCAAGGCATTACGATAGCCCTTGGCAGTTATTGCTCCAAAAAGATCTTGGGCGCGTGTACCCGGAAAAAGAAGACCTACTGCGTCTTTGATAGCAAGTTGGCGCGCATCATCCAAGAGCAAGGCTCGAAAGGCCAACTTGGGATCAGTCTGGGAACCGCCAAACACCCCATTTGCGGCGCCCTTACTCCCGAGCAGCTTCAAGACATAGATTTTGAACGACTCGACTTTTCGGACTTTTATGACGACATGCACAGCAACACCAACCTGCCTTCGGCCTCAGAAATCCAAGAGCGATTACAAAGCGCCTATCGCCATTAA
- the trbC gene encoding type-F conjugative transfer system pilin assembly protein TrbC gives MLFNPRASWLLLILLTSPLALAETGYSQEELKALAKQEQSIAAPAHQSELALLLERSQKHKQEALSMNQHLDNALQDSPLASVLGMPQVNPNKEAQGVMVFVSLSMPDTALKQLLKQSQQYQVPLVIRGVLPEGMVPTASRILSLLEASDEVAIEGGFAISPQWFRQFKITHVPVFVAIGDACNEAYCPQSDYDMVHGNLSLPNALTILSQGDVGHIAKQVLNRSSP, from the coding sequence ATGTTATTTAACCCACGAGCCTCATGGCTGTTACTGATTCTGCTCACGAGCCCTCTGGCATTGGCCGAGACGGGTTACTCGCAAGAAGAACTCAAAGCCCTTGCCAAGCAAGAGCAAAGTATTGCAGCGCCAGCCCATCAAAGTGAACTGGCCCTCCTGCTAGAACGGAGTCAAAAACATAAGCAAGAAGCCCTGTCGATGAATCAACACCTCGATAACGCGTTGCAAGACTCGCCACTGGCGAGTGTTCTTGGGATGCCTCAAGTCAACCCAAACAAAGAGGCGCAAGGTGTGATGGTGTTTGTCTCACTTTCCATGCCAGATACCGCGCTCAAACAGCTACTCAAACAAAGTCAGCAATATCAGGTGCCTCTCGTGATACGTGGGGTACTGCCAGAAGGCATGGTCCCAACAGCCTCTCGAATACTGAGTTTGTTAGAAGCGAGCGACGAAGTAGCTATTGAGGGCGGTTTTGCCATCAGTCCACAGTGGTTTCGTCAATTTAAAATCACCCACGTCCCCGTGTTTGTGGCCATTGGCGACGCGTGCAATGAAGCGTATTGCCCACAAAGTGATTACGACATGGTTCACGGCAACCTTTCCCTACCCAACGCCTTAACGATTTTAAGCCAAGGCGATGTAGGACACATCGCCAAACAAGTGCTCAATAGGAGTTCCCCTTGA
- the traU gene encoding conjugal transfer pilus assembly protein TraU — translation MFSLFLFPWQTQAQSAACTGHFLNPLSDICWDCLFPMTLGSVPLISSTYPDTTNPSLPISYCPKPPPIFMQIGLNIGYWEPYSLVDVTRAPYCMVNMGMQLSNDNSQQIGGSQHDSSSKTSGNAFYHVHWYKYPVIYWLQLMQSAACMATDNFDVAYLTELDPFWDDDEMSFILNPEAILFGHPITQLSCITEAMATTTGRVLPFDALFWCLGSQGSVYPLTGNSAYSHTGPQVGTLMLERFNFKMHRQGIVWETWGEDGAVCYQWPEPILPKSRYRYQLSAPIGDAAHCYPYGTTSSLWEQGKDNPTTGGNFGFVNWRKRNCVFL, via the coding sequence CTGTTTAGTTTGTTCCTATTTCCTTGGCAAACCCAAGCTCAATCCGCCGCTTGCACGGGGCATTTCTTAAATCCATTGTCTGACATTTGCTGGGACTGCCTATTTCCTATGACACTGGGCAGCGTGCCTCTCATTAGCTCGACATACCCTGACACCACCAATCCAAGTCTGCCTATTTCCTATTGTCCTAAGCCCCCGCCCATTTTTATGCAAATTGGCTTAAACATTGGGTATTGGGAGCCGTATTCCTTAGTGGACGTGACGCGAGCCCCTTATTGCATGGTCAACATGGGGATGCAGTTGAGTAATGACAATAGCCAACAAATAGGAGGCTCGCAGCACGACTCAAGCAGCAAAACCAGCGGCAATGCTTTCTATCACGTGCATTGGTACAAATATCCGGTGATTTATTGGCTACAACTGATGCAGTCGGCGGCCTGCATGGCCACGGATAATTTCGATGTGGCCTACCTCACCGAACTTGATCCCTTTTGGGATGATGATGAGATGTCGTTCATTCTTAACCCCGAGGCGATTTTATTCGGTCACCCCATCACGCAGCTCTCTTGTATCACCGAAGCCATGGCGACCACCACGGGGCGCGTTTTGCCTTTTGATGCACTTTTTTGGTGTTTAGGCTCACAAGGCAGCGTCTACCCATTAACCGGTAACAGCGCTTATTCTCATACCGGTCCTCAAGTTGGCACTCTAATGTTAGAGCGTTTTAATTTTAAAATGCACAGGCAAGGCATTGTATGGGAGACCTGGGGCGAGGATGGTGCGGTCTGTTATCAGTGGCCAGAGCCTATCTTACCGAAAAGTCGTTATCGCTATCAATTGTCGGCGCCGATTGGTGATGCCGCTCATTGTTATCCCTACGGCACAACGTCATCACTTTGGGAGCAAGGCAAAGATAACCCAACCACCGGCGGTAACTTCGGTTTTGTGAACTGGCGAAAACGTAACTGCGTATTTTTATAA
- the traW gene encoding type-F conjugative transfer system protein TraW, with protein sequence MIVPSHSSLTPTALLKVVSVTLLTIAPTALGQQFGRQGELFPIAEVDMLQWINNRLTHLEATGETAKMQQQFVESVENSVRRPTPVKGLTTTTAPNTFYIDPSLKLATDIKDAQGNLLYAKGVIINPFDTDTWPVDIPKQSFDYSHVIVFLDGDDPRQRAWAKQYRADKPIKWTLTNGSPEDVAKEFDARIYFDQQGHYSRQFQISHIPSLIEQDGARWKITEIDVTPFTTAMNKSETEIK encoded by the coding sequence ATGATTGTTCCCAGTCATTCATCCCTCACACCCACCGCCCTCTTAAAAGTGGTCAGTGTCACTTTACTGACCATCGCCCCCACCGCGCTTGGCCAACAGTTTGGGCGTCAAGGTGAACTGTTTCCTATTGCAGAAGTGGACATGTTGCAATGGATCAACAACCGATTGACACACTTAGAAGCCACGGGAGAAACCGCAAAGATGCAACAACAGTTTGTGGAGAGCGTAGAAAATAGCGTGCGAAGGCCCACTCCCGTAAAAGGGTTGACCACCACCACCGCGCCCAACACCTTTTACATCGATCCATCATTAAAGCTGGCCACCGATATCAAAGATGCACAAGGCAACCTCCTTTATGCCAAAGGCGTCATCATCAACCCCTTTGATACTGACACTTGGCCAGTCGACATTCCCAAACAATCATTCGATTACTCGCATGTGATTGTCTTTCTTGATGGGGACGACCCAAGACAGCGCGCTTGGGCCAAACAATACCGCGCAGATAAGCCGATAAAATGGACCCTCACCAACGGCAGTCCAGAAGACGTCGCCAAGGAGTTTGACGCCCGAATTTATTTTGACCAACAAGGTCACTACAGCCGTCAATTTCAAATCTCACACATTCCCTCTCTGATTGAACAAGATGGGGCGCGGTGGAAAATCACAGAGATCGATGTGACGCCGTTCACCACAGCCATGAACAAGAGTGAGACGGAAATAAAATAA